The following is a genomic window from Clostridium fungisolvens.
AATATAAATTTGATAAATCCTTTATTGGAAGTTGTGGAATTGATGTATTTGACGAAAGTATTACAACATTTGATATTGATGATGGTATAACCAAGAGAGCAATTCTTGAATCTAGCAAAAAAAGTTATGTTGTTATGGAAGATTCTAAATTTCACATGGATGGAAATTATAAGTTTGCCTGTCTAAGTGATATAGATTGCATAATAACAGAGAAGGCGCCAAAAGAAGAGGTTGAAAGTATATTATCTGATTTTAATATAGAAGTATTTTAAAGAGAGTTGTAGGAAACGTGTTGAAATTAAAGACTCCTTATATCTTTTAAGCAAGGGTATAAGGAGTCTTATTCGCCTATATTTTAAACTGATTTATAGCTTCAACCATACTTGTTGACATTGAAGAAAGTATTTGAGCTGATCTCGCCACTTCTTCAGATGAACTATTCATCTGCTCAGAAGAAGCTATAATCTCCTCTGACGAAGCTGAATTTTGCTCAGCAACTGCTGAGGTGCTACTTATCTTTGATATAATGTCACTTTTCTCAGTACTAACAGTCCCCATAGATTCTCTTACATTTTTCATCAATGGTATCACTTTTTCAACCATTTGTATTATATCTTTAAAAGAAGTTATGGATTGATTTATTATATCTATTTGATCTGTAAATTCACTATTCACATCATTTGTTGTTGTTACTACTTCATTGGTCTCTTTAGAAATAACTCTTAATAAATTGTTTATCTCTGAAGATGCAGCTTTACTTTGCTCTGCTAGATTTCTTATCTCATTAGCCACTACAGAAAATCCTTTCCCAGCCTCCCCTGCTCTAGCAGCCTCAATGGCTGCATTTAGTGCCAATAGATTTGTTTGGTCAGCAACACTATTTATAAGAGATGTTATTGCATTTATTTCCTTTATATTAGTCCCTAGATGATCTATTTTTTTGGTAACACCATTAAAAGAATTGTTTATAGTCTTAACTGAGAATATAAGATTTTGCAATTGTTCATTACTCACATTAGCCATAGACCCTACGACTTCAGTAATATCATTAACATCTTTAATAATGGAAGCCATGCTATCAATTTGTTCTCCGAACTCATTAACTATTTTAGCTATGCTAAGTAGTTCATCTGCCTGAGATGTTGATCCTAATGCGACTTCTTGTATTGATCCACTAACACCTTGAGAAGATGAGCTCATTTCCTCTGCCACTGCTGAAAGGGATACTGCGTGATTGTTTATCTTACTTGCATTTTCTTTTACATCACTTAATATTGAAGAAATAGAATCTACTGTAACAGCTAGTTCCCTTTTCATAATACCAAATTCACTGCTTTCATCTCTATCTATATCTATAGTCAAATCTCCTGAGGCCAAGACTTTTAATTGAGAAGTAAATATTTTTATTGATTTTTTTATGTAAGTTAATGTAACCATAGATATGATAACTATCACAATAGCTACAGCTATAGAAATTGCTATAAAAGTATTTCTTGTACTAGTAAATTGCTGCTGGCTTTGCTTACTAGTGGCATCAGATGACCTTTTTTCACTTGCAACGAGCTTGTCTATATTTTCTCCTACTAAAAGCCCGGCATTAGTATAATCATTCATATATTCTTTTGACATTACTTGCCCAATTCTTCTTTGCTGTCTAAGTGGAGAAAACTTATCCATATACTTTTCATATGATTGCTTAAGTTCTGATATAAGCTTATCTTGTTCTGCTGTATTTTTTGAAGTCTGAAGCTTACTTAGCAAAGATATTATTTTACTATTGGTATCACTGACTGTCATTGCCATAGTCTCGTCATAAGGTTCAGCAATTATTTGTGAAATAATATTCTTCATACCATTGAAAGCACTATCTACATCAACCAATATTCTCATATTTTCCAATTCATTATTATTAATTGATTTTAAATTATTATTTATTTTATATAAGTTGGATAATGAAATTACTCCTACAATTATTAAAGAAAGCACAGACATTGAACAAATTGCTAGTATTCCTTGCACGGCTCTTGCATTCTTTAATTGATTTTCCTTCTTCTTCATCACTTTATCCTCCAATTATATTGATATACTGCTTATCTACAAAACTTATATTTTAAAATTTCCTAAACATAACCCACAAGAATTTTAAGTATATCAGCACATCATAGCTAACCGTTTACAAAAATCACCTTAACATAATTTTATATATACGATTTTAGGATTAAAAGTAGATAAATTTTAGAATCAGGTGGTTTTTTTCAGAAATCACTCGATTTAGGTAGAAATAAATTTTTATAACTTCCTATAAAGTAAGAAAAAGCAGTCACTTATATGAGTGCTAGATGTTAAATGTATAACATCTAGAACCACAATAATAGTGACTGCTAATTACATTCTATTTTGACTATATTAAATCAATAAATTTATATTAAACAAAGCCTATATTTTAAACTTATTGATTGCTTCTACCATACTACCTGACATTTCAGAAAGGATCTGCGCTGACTCAGCAACTTCTTCAGATGAACTACTCATTTGCTCTGAAGATGCAGTTATCTCTTCTGCTGAAGCTGAATTTTCTTCTGCCACTGCTGATGCATTTCCTATTCTTCCTATAATCTCAGTCTTTTCAGAATCTATGTGTCCCATAGATTCACTTACTTCCTTCATTAAAGGTATTACTTTTTCAACTAGCTCTATGATATTTTTAAAGGAAACTATTGACTGGTCAATAACATTTATTTGTCCTGCAAACTCATCATTAACAACATTAGTAGTATTTACTACCTCATTTGTCTCTTTTGATATTACTTCCAACAAATTGTTTATCTCTGTAGAAGATGATTTACTTTGTTCTGCTAATTTTCGTATTTCATCAGCTACTACTGCAAATCCCTTACCAGCCTCTCCAGCTCTTGCTGCTTCTATGGCAGCATTTAGCGCTAACAGATTAGTCTGATCAGCAATACTATTTATAAGAGAAGTTATACCATTTATCTCTTGTATATTATCGCCAAGTTTATCTATCTTCTCAGCAACCTTACCAAAAGATTCGCTTATGGTCTTAACAGATAGTATAAGACTTTGTAACTGCTCATTGCTTAGATTTGCCATTGTACTTATAGTTTCAGTTGAACTATTTACATTCTTTACTGTTTTTGAAATACTTTCTATAGATTGTCCAAACTCATTAACAACGCCTGCAATGGTCATTAATTCTTCCGCCTGTGATGTAGACCCTACTGCAACCTCTTGTATAGCATTGCTTACTTCTTGAGATGATGAAGTCATTTCCTCTGAAATTGCTGATAAAGATAGTGCTTGTTCATTCATCATTCCCGCATTTGACTTAACATCACCTAGGATACCTGATATAGCTCCTACAGTAACTGCTAGTTCTCTTTTCATTATTCCAAATTCATTCTTTTCATCTCTATCTATATCCACTGTTAAATCTCCAGAAGCTACAACCTTTAATTGTTTTGTAAACTCCATAATGGATCTTCTTATATACCATAATATAAACATAGATATAAAAGTAACCAAAACTACTACCCCTACAGAAATTGCTATAAAAGTAGTCTTAGTTGATAAAAATTGCTCCTCACTTTGCTTGCTTATAAGGTCAGCAGATTGTTTTTCACTATCTACGAGTTTTTCTATACTTGCACTAACTCCAGTTCCAACTTTAGTGTATTCATCCATATATGCTTTATCCATGACTTGTCCTGCTTTTCTTCTTTCAGCAAGAGGAGGGAACTTTTGCATATATTGATCGTAATATTCTTTCATATCACTTACTATCTTATTCTTATCTGCAGTATCACCAGATGTATTCAATTGATCTATTAAGTTTCTTATTTTCGTATCTGTATCCTTAACCGTTGTAACCATATTTTCATCATAAGGTCTATCTATTATTTTTGTAAGAACATTTCTCATACCATTAAAAGATCCATTAACATCTCCTAATATCTTTATATTCTTTAGCTCTTTCTTGT
Proteins encoded in this region:
- a CDS encoding methyl-accepting chemotaxis protein, with amino-acid sequence MKKKENQLKNARAVQGILAICSMSVLSLIIVGVISLSNLYKINNNLKSINNNELENMRILVDVDSAFNGMKNIISQIIAEPYDETMAMTVSDTNSKIISLLSKLQTSKNTAEQDKLISELKQSYEKYMDKFSPLRQQRRIGQVMSKEYMNDYTNAGLLVGENIDKLVASEKRSSDATSKQSQQQFTSTRNTFIAISIAVAIVIVIISMVTLTYIKKSIKIFTSQLKVLASGDLTIDIDRDESSEFGIMKRELAVTVDSISSILSDVKENASKINNHAVSLSAVAEEMSSSSQGVSGSIQEVALGSTSQADELLSIAKIVNEFGEQIDSMASIIKDVNDITEVVGSMANVSNEQLQNLIFSVKTINNSFNGVTKKIDHLGTNIKEINAITSLINSVADQTNLLALNAAIEAARAGEAGKGFSVVANEIRNLAEQSKAASSEINNLLRVISKETNEVVTTTNDVNSEFTDQIDIINQSITSFKDIIQMVEKVIPLMKNVRESMGTVSTEKSDIISKISSTSAVAEQNSASSEEIIASSEQMNSSSEEVARSAQILSSMSTSMVEAINQFKI
- a CDS encoding methyl-accepting chemotaxis protein produces the protein MGKKEKRFKNVKIVHGIVALWLIAIVSLIVVGIVSLTNMSQINSNLEAINKKELKNIKILGDVNGSFNGMRNVLTKIIDRPYDENMVTTVKDTDTKIRNLIDQLNTSGDTADKNKIVSDMKEYYDQYMQKFPPLAERRKAGQVMDKAYMDEYTKVGTGVSASIEKLVDSEKQSADLISKQSEEQFLSTKTTFIAISVGVVVLVTFISMFILWYIRRSIMEFTKQLKVVASGDLTVDIDRDEKNEFGIMKRELAVTVGAISGILGDVKSNAGMMNEQALSLSAISEEMTSSSQEVSNAIQEVAVGSTSQAEELMTIAGVVNEFGQSIESISKTVKNVNSSTETISTMANLSNEQLQSLILSVKTISESFGKVAEKIDKLGDNIQEINGITSLINSIADQTNLLALNAAIEAARAGEAGKGFAVVADEIRKLAEQSKSSSTEINNLLEVISKETNEVVNTTNVVNDEFAGQINVIDQSIVSFKNIIELVEKVIPLMKEVSESMGHIDSEKTEIIGRIGNASAVAEENSASAEEITASSEQMSSSSEEVAESAQILSEMSGSMVEAINKFKI